From the Castor canadensis chromosome 9, mCasCan1.hap1v2, whole genome shotgun sequence genome, one window contains:
- the Bst1 gene encoding ADP-ribosyl cyclase/cyclic ADP-ribose hydrolase 2 codes for MGSTSVAGLCHEQSSYPRSGLKLSIGTKRGTESKQVCCRGKSGAHLSPGKPSSWWERKWEESKRLLAGEANVSWMAARGRTPWPRPGLPLLRLLLAAGAAGAAGARWSGEGSSPHLQSIFLGRCAEYSALLSAHSGDKNCTAIWEAFKVVLDKDPCSVLPSDYDLFINLSRHSIPRDKSLFWENNHLLVTSYSENSRHLMPLCDVLYGRVGDFLSWCRQKNTSELDYQSCPTSEDCENNPVDSFWRRASIQYSRDSSGVIYVMLNGSEPTGAYPVKGFFADFEIPYLQKDKITRIEIWVMHEIGGPNVESCGEGSVKILEDRLKSMGFQYSCINDHLPVKLLKCVDHSTHPDCALNSAAASIQGEIPSVRTEQSASLIIPLLVALASGSQM; via the exons atggggtCCACCAGTGTAGCAG GACTCTGCCACGAGCAATCGTCCTATCCCAGGAGCGGTCTCAAGCTCAGTATTGGAACTAAAAGGGGGACAGAAAGCAAGCAGGTGTGCTGTCGGGGCAAGAGTGGTGCCCATCTCAGCCCCGGGAAACCGTCTTCCTGGTGGGAGAGGAAGTGGGAGGAGTCCAAGAGGCTCCTGGCTGGAGAAGCCAATGTCTCCTGGATGGCGGCTCGGGGACGCACGCCTTGGCCGCGGCCTGGGCTCCCGCTGCTGCGGCTGCTGCTGGCGGCGGGCGCGGCGGGCGCGGCGGGCGCGCGCTGGAGCGGGGAGGGCAGCAGCCCGCACCTGCAGAGCATCTTCCTGGGCCGCTGTGCCGAGTACAGCGCGCTACTGAGCGCCCACAGCGG GGACAAGAACTGCACAGCCATCTGGGAAGCCTTTAAGGTGGTGCTGGACAAGGATCCTTGCTCTGTGCTTCCCTCGGACTATGACCTTTTTATTAACCTCTCCAGGCACTCCATTCCCAGAGACAAG tCCCTGTTCTGGGAAAATAACCACCTTCTTGTCACTAGCTATTCAGAGAATTCCCGTCACCTTATGCCCCTGTGTGACGTTCTGTATGGCAGGGTTGGAGATTTCTTGAGTTGGTGCCGACAGAAAAACACCTCTG AACTTGATTACCAATCCTGCCCTACATCAGAAGACTGTGAAAACAATCCTGTGGATTCCTTCTGGAGAAGAGCATCCATTCAG TATTCAAGAGATAGTTCTGGGGTGATTTATGTCATGCTGAATGGTTCTGAACCAACAGGAGCCTATCCCGTCAAAGG ATTTTTTGCAGACTTTGAAATTCCATACTTGCAGAAGGACAAAATTACACGAATTGAAATCTGGGTCATGCATGAAATCGGGGGACCTAATGT GGAATCCTGTGGGGAGGGCAGTGTGAAAATCCTGGAAGACAGACTGAAGTCTATGGGGTTCCAGTACAGCTGTATTAATGATCACCT acCAGTGAAGCTTTTAAAGTGCGTGGACCACAGCACTCACCCTGACTGTGCCTTAAATTC GGCGGCAGCATCTATTCAAGGAGAGATCCCATCTGTCCGTACAGAGCAGAGTGCCAGCCTTATCATTCCTCTCTTAGTGGCTTTGGCTTCAGGTTCTCAAATGTAA